Proteins encoded by one window of Shewanella avicenniae:
- the cysP gene encoding thiosulfate ABC transporter substrate-binding protein CysP: MSVKLIKALVGTLFLGTSLNVAAADQTLLNTSYDIARELFSAYNPVFAKHWEEKTGKTVEIKQSHAGSSAQARSILQGLPADVVTFNQVTDVQVLADRGKLIPANWQQLLPNASSPYYSTIAFLVRKGNPKQISDWGDLTKDDVKLVFPNPKTSGNARYTYLAALGYAQKLYGKDDQAALDKFLKTLLGNVAVFDTGGRGATTSFVERGIGDVLITFESEVNNIRQQYGTDDYQVVVPKTSILAEFPVAVVEKNAKRNGNEELATEYLSYLYSEEAQRLLAGFNYRIHNDKVKAEFAEKFPEVDLLTVENIIGGWDNAMKTQFANGAKLDQLLKR; encoded by the coding sequence ATGTCAGTCAAATTGATAAAGGCCCTAGTGGGAACCCTGTTTCTGGGCACCTCACTCAACGTGGCAGCCGCAGATCAAACACTGCTGAATACCTCTTACGATATCGCGCGGGAGCTGTTCAGTGCCTATAACCCTGTGTTTGCTAAACACTGGGAAGAGAAAACCGGTAAAACTGTTGAAATCAAACAGTCGCACGCAGGTTCATCAGCGCAAGCGCGCTCGATTCTGCAAGGTTTACCTGCCGATGTGGTGACCTTCAACCAAGTGACCGATGTGCAGGTATTGGCTGATCGTGGCAAGTTGATCCCAGCAAATTGGCAACAACTGCTGCCGAACGCTAGTTCACCTTACTACTCCACCATCGCGTTTTTGGTGCGTAAAGGTAATCCGAAGCAGATCAGCGATTGGGGTGATTTGACCAAGGATGACGTAAAACTGGTGTTCCCTAATCCTAAAACCTCAGGTAACGCTCGTTATACCTACTTAGCCGCCTTGGGTTATGCACAAAAGCTGTATGGCAAAGACGATCAAGCGGCGTTGGACAAGTTCCTCAAAACCCTGCTGGGCAACGTAGCGGTATTTGATACGGGCGGCCGTGGCGCGACTACCTCATTTGTTGAGCGTGGTATTGGTGATGTGTTGATTACCTTTGAATCTGAAGTGAACAACATTCGTCAACAATACGGTACTGACGACTACCAAGTTGTGGTGCCTAAGACCTCGATTCTGGCAGAGTTCCCAGTAGCCGTGGTGGAGAAAAACGCCAAACGTAACGGTAACGAAGAACTGGCAACCGAGTACTTAAGCTACCTGTACAGCGAAGAAGCACAACGTCTGCTGGCTGGGTTTAACTACCGTATTCACAACGATAAAGTGAAAGCGGAATTTGCCGAAAAATTCCCAGAAGTTGACCTGCTGACCGTAGAGAATATCATCGGCGGTTGGGACAACGCGATGAAAACCCAATTTGCTAACGGCGCTAAGCTGGATCAACTGTTGAAGCGCTAA
- the cysM gene encoding cysteine synthase CysM — protein MSDFPTIEACIGQTPLVRLQRLDCGSATVLLKLEGNNPAGSVKDRAALNMIVQAEQRQEIHPGDTLIEATSGNTGIALAMAAAIKGYKMILIMPRDSTQERKDAMQAYGAELLLVGNMEEARDLALAMQAEGKGKVLDQFNNEDNANAHYLTTGPEIWQQSQGKITHFVSSMGTTGTIMGVSRYLKQQNSDVTIVGLQPAAGSSIPGIRRWPQEYLPTIFDPSRVDLVLDIEAQDAQQMARTLAREEGICAGVSSGGAVFAALQIAKQNPGAVVVAIICDRGDRYLSSGLFS, from the coding sequence GTGTCTGATTTTCCGACCATTGAAGCCTGCATTGGGCAAACGCCGTTAGTACGTCTGCAACGGTTAGACTGTGGTAGTGCCACCGTACTGTTAAAACTTGAAGGGAATAACCCTGCGGGTTCAGTCAAAGACCGCGCAGCACTGAATATGATCGTGCAGGCCGAACAGCGACAAGAGATCCACCCTGGCGATACGCTTATTGAAGCGACCAGCGGCAATACCGGCATTGCGTTAGCGATGGCGGCGGCAATCAAAGGCTACAAGATGATTTTGATTATGCCGAGGGATTCTACCCAAGAACGTAAAGACGCCATGCAAGCCTACGGTGCCGAGTTGCTGCTGGTGGGCAATATGGAAGAGGCGCGCGATTTGGCGCTGGCGATGCAAGCCGAAGGCAAGGGCAAGGTGTTGGATCAGTTCAACAATGAAGATAATGCCAATGCTCATTACCTCACCACCGGCCCAGAAATTTGGCAGCAAAGCCAAGGCAAGATTACCCACTTTGTGTCAAGCATGGGCACAACCGGCACCATTATGGGCGTCTCGCGTTACCTGAAACAGCAAAATAGCGATGTGACGATTGTGGGATTACAGCCTGCTGCTGGCAGTTCAATTCCGGGTATTCGGCGCTGGCCACAAGAATATCTGCCGACCATTTTTGATCCGTCACGCGTGGATCTGGTGCTGGATATTGAAGCGCAAGACGCACAGCAGATGGCGCGCACTTTAGCGAGGGAAGAGGGCATTTGTGCTGGTGTTTCATCGGGCGGTGCGGTGTTTGCTGCATTGCAGATTGCCAAACAAAACCCCGGCGCGGTGGTGGTGGCAATTATTTGCGACCGCGGCGATCGTTACTTGTCATCGGGGCTATTTTCTTAA
- a CDS encoding sulfate/molybdate ABC transporter ATP-binding protein, whose protein sequence is MSIRLANISKKFGQFQALSPLNLDIQEGEMIGLLGPSGSGKTTLLRIIAGLEGADSGQLYFGDRDVTQVHVRERRVGFVFQNYALFRHMTVAENVAFGLQVMPRKQRPSAAEIKQRVNQLLETVQLAHLAQRYPEQLSGGQKQRIALARALATQPEVLLLDEPFGALDAKVRKELRRWLRSLHDELKFTSVFVTHDQDEALELSDRVVVMSNGHIEQINAPAELYAQPNSRFVFDFLGNVNVLNVDWQQDHWRNGEAFLVPPEQTELQQNGVLYVRSHELELADKPNSQACLPFDVVAVTAIGAEARVELAPRGWDSDELWEATFSHQRVKQLGLTKGSQVFATPQTGYFFGEQGATTPSRLNWPFLPPGSLVFDI, encoded by the coding sequence ATGAGTATTCGTCTTGCTAATATTTCCAAAAAATTTGGCCAGTTTCAGGCACTGTCGCCGCTCAATCTTGATATTCAAGAGGGAGAGATGATCGGGCTACTGGGGCCTTCTGGCTCAGGTAAAACCACCTTGCTGCGTATTATCGCTGGGCTTGAAGGGGCGGATAGCGGCCAACTTTATTTTGGTGACCGGGACGTTACTCAAGTGCATGTGCGTGAACGTCGTGTGGGTTTTGTTTTCCAAAACTACGCGCTGTTTCGCCACATGACGGTGGCAGAAAACGTCGCCTTTGGTCTGCAAGTGATGCCACGAAAGCAACGGCCATCCGCCGCAGAAATCAAACAGCGGGTGAACCAACTGTTGGAAACCGTCCAGCTGGCGCATTTGGCACAACGCTACCCAGAACAACTCTCTGGCGGGCAAAAGCAGCGGATTGCGCTGGCACGCGCATTGGCCACGCAACCTGAAGTGCTGCTGCTGGATGAGCCATTCGGCGCATTGGATGCCAAGGTACGTAAAGAGTTACGCCGTTGGCTGCGCAGCCTGCATGACGAACTCAAATTCACCAGCGTGTTCGTGACTCACGATCAGGACGAAGCATTGGAACTGTCTGATCGGGTGGTGGTGATGAGCAACGGCCATATTGAGCAGATCAATGCCCCTGCGGAACTGTATGCGCAGCCCAACAGTCGCTTTGTGTTTGATTTTCTCGGTAACGTTAACGTGCTGAATGTCGATTGGCAGCAAGATCACTGGCGCAACGGAGAAGCATTTCTGGTACCGCCCGAACAAACTGAGCTGCAGCAAAATGGCGTGTTATACGTTCGTAGCCACGAACTGGAATTAGCCGACAAACCGAATAGCCAAGCCTGTTTGCCGTTTGATGTAGTGGCGGTAACCGCAATTGGTGCCGAAGCGCGTGTTGAACTGGCGCCGCGCGGTTGGGATAGCGATGAGTTGTGGGAAGCAACATTCAGCCATCAGCGCGTGAAACAGTTGGGGCTAACAAAAGGCAGCCAAGTATTTGCTACGCCGCAAACCGGTTACTTCTTTGGTGAGCAAGGAGCAACCACCCCAAGTCGGCTTAACTGGCCGTTCCTGCCGCCGGGCAGCCTAGTATTCGATATCTAA
- the cysT gene encoding sulfate/thiosulfate ABC transporter permease CysT, which produces MMLNNGRLRHKRVLPGFSISLGVSLLFVSLILLLPTTGLIMQTSTMSWAEYWNVVADPRVVASYKVTLLSALAASIFNCLFGLLLAWVLVRYEFPGKRLLDALVDLPFALPTAVAGITLATLYAENGQIGSLLATLGIKVAYSPLGIVVAMVFTSIPFVVRTVQPVLEELSHDEEEAGMTLGASDAAVFWRIILPSLWPALMVGAALSFTRSLGEFGAVIFIAGNMPYISEITSLMIFVKLQEFDFAGASAIASVVLMTSLLLLLLINLWQARYLRRIRGR; this is translated from the coding sequence GTGATGTTGAATAACGGGCGCTTGCGCCATAAACGGGTGTTACCAGGGTTTAGCATCAGCTTAGGGGTGTCCTTGCTGTTTGTTAGCTTGATCCTGCTGCTGCCCACCACCGGACTGATCATGCAAACCAGCACCATGAGTTGGGCGGAATATTGGAACGTGGTTGCCGATCCGCGTGTGGTGGCCAGTTATAAAGTCACCCTGCTTTCGGCATTGGCCGCGTCAATATTCAATTGCTTGTTTGGCCTGTTATTGGCGTGGGTGCTGGTGCGTTATGAGTTTCCCGGCAAACGTCTGTTGGATGCGTTAGTGGATCTGCCGTTTGCGCTGCCAACGGCCGTGGCGGGGATTACCCTAGCCACCCTCTATGCGGAGAACGGCCAAATCGGCAGTCTATTAGCGACACTAGGTATTAAAGTCGCCTACTCGCCGTTAGGGATTGTGGTGGCGATGGTGTTTACCAGTATTCCGTTTGTGGTGCGCACCGTGCAGCCGGTGCTAGAAGAGTTATCCCACGATGAAGAAGAAGCAGGTATGACGCTCGGTGCGTCAGATGCTGCGGTGTTCTGGCGCATTATTCTGCCGTCACTGTGGCCCGCCTTGATGGTAGGTGCAGCGTTATCCTTCACCCGCAGCTTAGGCGAATTTGGCGCGGTGATTTTTATTGCTGGCAACATGCCCTATATCAGCGAAATTACCTCTTTGATGATTTTCGTGAAGTTGCAGGAGTTTGATTTTGCCGGTGCCAGCGCGATTGCTTCGGTGGTGTTGATGACCTCGTTATTACTGCTGCTGTTGATCAACCTGTGGCAAGCGCGTTACCTGCGCCGTATTCGTGGACGTTAA
- the gmtY gene encoding gamma-mobile-trio recombinase GmtY — MDYVLKRIVEFNAFPGAKPFVVHALFTEKGVLISHLRYLYRHRSKSQSWLERSAFAVELLLTFIHANSHLEQSAKMLLANFVDALNFGTVDNDCFDESGLYWSPRKINDTNTLLGHINSYCDFLDSEYGTEVPHLNPMRKATKGEERMLWCAYYRRTANCFLNHLRQPVRAKLSFVREVRSLSQPFVIQDDISRFPDDLFSTFLELGIHKRDGTPDLCTMLILILMHFGGLRLSECFHIYIHDVMIDRQTGSSIIKVYHPSDGNSPERFSGNRREYLNVRYRLKPRNEYPRSHKLYSGWKSPLLTDNKLSFEVFFCPPNISLEFTKLLQQYLMTNPRNDHPYLFSNHQGAPESKKNFIKKYTAAVNRLSSYSQLAGCGPHSHRHAYGYRLAQNGMSQTDIQKAMHHKSPESCLVYIRPTDADVRVKMRGFE; from the coding sequence ATGGATTATGTTCTCAAAAGGATAGTCGAGTTCAATGCCTTTCCCGGCGCTAAGCCGTTCGTTGTACATGCGCTGTTTACAGAAAAGGGCGTACTGATTTCTCACTTAAGGTATCTATATCGCCATAGAAGCAAGTCTCAATCCTGGTTAGAACGCAGCGCCTTTGCTGTCGAACTGTTACTGACATTCATCCACGCTAATTCTCACTTAGAGCAAAGCGCTAAAATGCTTCTTGCTAACTTTGTCGATGCATTGAATTTTGGCACTGTTGATAACGACTGTTTTGATGAATCAGGACTATACTGGAGTCCAAGAAAAATTAATGATACCAACACCTTACTTGGCCATATCAACAGTTACTGTGACTTCTTAGATAGTGAATATGGCACTGAAGTGCCTCACCTGAACCCAATGCGCAAGGCCACAAAAGGTGAAGAGAGGATGCTGTGGTGTGCGTATTACCGCAGAACAGCGAACTGCTTCTTGAACCATTTACGACAGCCAGTCCGAGCGAAACTGTCATTTGTTCGTGAAGTCAGGTCACTGTCTCAACCATTTGTAATTCAGGACGACATATCTCGATTTCCAGATGATTTATTTTCGACATTTCTAGAATTAGGCATCCATAAAAGAGATGGTACGCCTGACCTTTGCACCATGTTGATTTTAATACTCATGCATTTTGGTGGGCTGCGTCTATCTGAATGCTTCCACATCTATATCCATGATGTAATGATTGATCGACAAACTGGCAGTTCAATTATTAAGGTATACCATCCTAGTGATGGAAATAGTCCAGAAAGGTTTTCGGGTAATCGGCGAGAATACTTAAACGTAAGATACAGGCTTAAACCTAGAAACGAATATCCACGAAGTCACAAACTATATTCGGGCTGGAAGTCTCCTTTACTGACAGATAACAAATTGTCTTTTGAAGTTTTTTTCTGCCCACCCAATATATCTTTAGAATTTACAAAATTACTTCAACAATACCTGATGACAAATCCTCGAAATGATCACCCTTATCTTTTCAGTAATCATCAAGGTGCTCCAGAATCTAAAAAAAATTTTATCAAAAAGTACACTGCTGCCGTGAATAGGTTGTCTTCCTATTCACAATTAGCAGGTTGCGGTCCACATTCACATCGTCACGCCTACGGATACCGTTTAGCACAAAACGGTATGTCTCAAACCGACATACAAAAAGCAATGCACCATAAATCTCCGGAAAGTTGCCTTGTATATATAAGGCCTACCGATGCTGATGTTCGAGTAAAAATGCGAGGCTTTGAATGA
- the gmtZ gene encoding gamma-mobile-trio integrase GmtZ, whose amino-acid sequence MMPRSKFYLTYQKTSAAAQNLGIRTGAEYQRRYTEDPKLPSRPDRRFRNDWHDWPTFLGTKSNRYVTLADASLAAQNLGIRTRAEYQRRYTEDPKLPSRPNRHFRNNWHDWPTFLGTKSNRYVTLADASLAAQNLGIRTRAEYQRRYAEDPKLPSNPDRYFRNDWHDWPTFLGRPKPERYVTLVDASLAAQNLGIRTPAEYLRRYTEDPKLPSSPDRRFRNDWHDWPTFLGRLKPERYVSLADASIAAQNLGIRTSAEYLRRYTEDPKLPSSPEQYFRNDWHDWSTFLGRLKPERYVTLADASLAAQNLGIRTYTEYQRRYTEDPKLPSNPEQCFRNNWHDWPTFLGRLKPERYVTLADASLAAQNLGIRTPAEYLRRYTEDPKLPSSPNRRFRNDWHDWPTFLGTKSNRYVTLADASLAAQNLGIRTPAEYLRRYTEDPKLPSHPNRHFRNDWHDWPTFLGRLKPERYVTLADASLAAQNLGISTRAEYLRRYAEDPKLPRNPEWHFRNDWHDWPTFLNTKSSFYLTYAEAKKAAITLRITSSKNYLEAYKKDPCLPSSPDIRYKDQWTGWTDFLLPREIHDLSIAEHACLVLSVKDSKQYYEQRKTYKFLPAHPERFDGWLDWYDFLDIPRPYPYSELVSIVRKHHCKKMEDYKKLRAELNDPRIPSSPEETYRHNGWTNTYDFFGNKRPYQVRYLTDDWQIWGGCITDFLKQARGAGTKASDLCEFVREFIEANDLDKNPLDFLRRDKINIQPCIELLNEKTVPAKKKQLFSIKEFLDWIISKDLTIEDPETGEVSIVLGARNPFQYINFNDEKIPEKINETEKLSLPYTYVKSTRDWIFPVDSPEKGLSYSDLSHLQKFNADWVQISDDFSVDSNDPDCVTKEDNGKRFIWVPVFWTYTYALMQLPARGRQIIYCDSGEMDLEIPCFSNGKIVWVANNHPKAGLTKKQGMIYKTKSGDFGVHYTSNKTQLFGEGYNTPYMPVELAYWLIKLRCWQSKFNAIPSPTPWLRCKRTFLNEVQRNFKGKNCFLFRDLNDVEPGTFGSRLSTRLGAALFFANGVDEVFAEYDGQNFTDIGESILDSTDIKLSKFSSKFTPHCMRVSLINAYSTEFGLPIEFIMKLVGHSSIVMSIYYLKSDQTGLKLRERMNKAEKEALSSATETTRRFIEQHRIEDIKSQLTANSPEFLASLTNERAAGNYVFRDFGICPVGGGFCDMGGDAVATKANIFHPVPAGHLGDQNCIQCRFFVTGPAFLVGLVALFNEVSLSQYVLQLRDQEIKNKLDSTIQEIDIISSKQYDEMKLGVQNQTLASEKSRLLFIRKQLNAEIEAKAKKMDLYLADLNAMFKHINNCHQMIEGMHPSDESKLQLMVPTDFSINLDLEDCSHFQQLCEVCENAELYHSCSDELAVTRRSQALDRMMLNNGLAAHMMHLSEREQLIVGNQFTQLMLSRLKSWEKIDLLIDGSMTLRDLSYKNSLNADEIKHFFQKAKPLKLGLKGENKNA is encoded by the coding sequence ATGATGCCAAGGTCTAAATTCTATTTAACGTATCAGAAGACATCCGCAGCCGCCCAAAATTTAGGCATCCGCACCGGCGCTGAATACCAGCGACGTTATACCGAAGACCCCAAGTTGCCTAGTCGCCCGGACCGGCGCTTTCGCAACGACTGGCATGATTGGCCGACGTTTCTGGGGACAAAATCCAATCGCTATGTCACCTTGGCCGACGCCAGTCTCGCCGCCCAAAACTTAGGCATCCGCACCCGCGCTGAATACCAGCGACGTTATACCGAAGACCCCAAGTTGCCTAGTCGCCCGAACCGGCACTTTCGCAACAACTGGCATGATTGGCCGACGTTTCTGGGGACAAAATCCAATCGCTATGTCACCTTGGCCGACGCCAGTCTCGCCGCCCAAAACTTAGGCATCCGCACCCGCGCTGAATACCAGCGACGTTATGCCGAAGACCCCAAGTTGCCCAGTAACCCGGACCGGTACTTTCGCAACGACTGGCATGATTGGCCGACGTTTCTGGGCCGGCCGAAGCCAGAGCGCTATGTCACCTTGGTCGACGCCAGTCTCGCCGCCCAAAACTTAGGCATCCGCACCCCCGCTGAATACCTGCGACGTTATACCGAAGACCCCAAGTTGCCCAGTAGCCCGGACCGGCGCTTTCGCAACGACTGGCATGATTGGCCGACGTTTCTGGGCCGGCTGAAGCCAGAACGCTATGTCTCTTTGGCCGACGCCAGTATCGCCGCCCAAAACTTAGGCATCCGCACCAGCGCTGAATACCTGCGACGTTATACCGAAGACCCCAAGTTACCCAGTAGCCCGGAGCAGTACTTTCGCAACGACTGGCATGATTGGTCGACGTTTCTGGGCCGGCTGAAGCCAGAACGCTATGTCACCTTGGCCGACGCCAGTCTCGCCGCCCAAAACTTAGGCATCCGCACCTACACTGAATACCAGCGACGTTATACCGAAGACCCCAAGTTGCCCAGTAACCCGGAGCAGTGCTTTCGCAACAACTGGCATGATTGGCCGACGTTTCTGGGCCGGCTGAAGCCAGAACGCTATGTCACCTTGGCCGACGCCAGTCTCGCCGCCCAAAACTTAGGCATCCGCACCCCCGCTGAATACCTGCGACGTTATACCGAAGACCCCAAGTTGCCCAGTAGCCCGAACCGGCGCTTTCGCAACGACTGGCATGATTGGCCGACGTTTCTGGGGACAAAATCCAATCGCTATGTCACCTTGGCCGACGCCAGTCTCGCCGCCCAAAACTTAGGCATCCGCACCCCCGCTGAATACCTGCGACGTTATACCGAAGACCCCAAGTTGCCTAGTCACCCGAACCGGCACTTTCGCAACGACTGGCATGATTGGCCGACGTTTCTGGGCCGGCTGAAGCCAGAACGCTATGTCACTTTGGCCGACGCCAGTCTCGCCGCCCAAAACTTAGGCATTAGCACCCGCGCTGAATACCTGCGACGTTATGCCGAAGACCCCAAGTTGCCCAGAAACCCGGAGTGGCACTTTCGCAACGACTGGCATGATTGGCCGACGTTTCTTAACACCAAAAGCTCATTTTATTTAACTTATGCCGAGGCGAAAAAAGCTGCTATTACTCTTAGAATCACCTCATCGAAAAATTATTTAGAAGCATACAAAAAAGATCCATGCTTACCCTCTTCTCCTGACATTAGATATAAAGACCAATGGACAGGATGGACGGACTTTCTATTACCACGAGAAATCCATGATTTATCAATTGCTGAACATGCATGTTTGGTTCTTTCCGTAAAAGACTCAAAACAGTATTACGAACAACGTAAGACTTATAAATTCCTGCCTGCCCACCCCGAAAGGTTCGATGGTTGGCTTGATTGGTATGACTTTCTCGACATTCCAAGACCTTACCCATACTCCGAACTGGTTTCTATTGTCAGAAAGCACCATTGCAAAAAAATGGAAGATTACAAAAAATTGCGTGCCGAATTAAATGACCCGCGCATCCCCTCTAGCCCTGAAGAGACGTATCGACACAACGGTTGGACTAACACATATGACTTTTTTGGTAACAAACGACCTTATCAAGTTCGATACCTCACTGATGACTGGCAAATCTGGGGAGGGTGCATTACCGACTTTCTCAAACAAGCAAGAGGGGCTGGCACAAAAGCAAGTGATCTATGCGAGTTTGTACGAGAGTTTATTGAAGCCAACGACCTAGACAAAAATCCGCTAGATTTCCTAAGAAGAGATAAAATTAATATTCAGCCGTGCATCGAACTGTTGAATGAAAAAACGGTGCCGGCAAAAAAAAAGCAGCTATTTTCGATTAAAGAGTTTCTTGATTGGATTATTAGTAAAGATTTGACTATCGAAGATCCTGAAACTGGTGAAGTGAGTATTGTCCTCGGAGCAAGAAATCCATTTCAGTATATCAACTTTAACGATGAGAAAATTCCAGAGAAAATCAATGAAACGGAAAAATTATCCCTCCCATACACATATGTAAAATCAACTCGAGACTGGATATTTCCAGTCGACTCTCCGGAAAAAGGATTGTCCTATTCAGATCTTAGCCACCTGCAAAAATTTAACGCAGACTGGGTCCAAATTAGCGATGATTTCTCTGTCGACTCTAATGACCCCGATTGTGTTACCAAAGAAGATAATGGAAAACGATTTATTTGGGTGCCAGTCTTTTGGACCTATACATACGCGCTCATGCAATTACCTGCGAGAGGAAGGCAGATAATCTACTGTGACTCTGGTGAAATGGATTTAGAAATCCCTTGTTTCTCGAATGGGAAAATTGTTTGGGTAGCAAACAACCATCCGAAAGCTGGATTAACTAAAAAACAAGGAATGATTTATAAGACAAAAAGTGGGGATTTTGGCGTTCATTATACATCAAATAAGACGCAACTATTCGGAGAAGGCTATAACACCCCTTATATGCCTGTCGAATTGGCGTACTGGCTGATAAAACTGAGATGTTGGCAATCAAAGTTTAATGCAATTCCATCTCCCACCCCATGGCTGCGTTGCAAAAGAACATTCCTGAACGAAGTACAGAGAAACTTCAAAGGCAAAAACTGCTTTCTATTTAGAGATCTGAATGATGTTGAACCTGGTACTTTTGGTTCTAGATTATCGACAAGATTGGGAGCCGCATTGTTTTTTGCCAACGGAGTCGATGAAGTCTTTGCTGAATATGACGGACAAAATTTCACAGATATTGGTGAGAGCATATTAGACAGCACAGATATAAAGTTATCAAAATTTAGCTCAAAATTCACACCACATTGTATGAGAGTGAGTTTGATTAATGCTTATAGCACTGAGTTTGGCTTACCAATTGAATTTATTATGAAATTGGTTGGGCACTCATCAATCGTGATGTCTATTTATTACCTAAAAAGTGATCAGACAGGCCTAAAGCTGCGAGAACGAATGAACAAAGCGGAAAAGGAGGCTCTAAGTTCTGCAACAGAAACCACTCGACGCTTTATCGAGCAGCATCGAATTGAAGATATAAAGTCCCAATTAACCGCAAACAGCCCCGAATTCCTTGCATCACTGACTAATGAACGAGCCGCGGGCAATTACGTTTTTAGAGATTTTGGCATTTGCCCTGTTGGAGGCGGATTTTGCGACATGGGCGGAGATGCCGTCGCAACAAAAGCTAATATTTTTCATCCTGTACCAGCAGGGCATCTAGGTGATCAAAACTGCATTCAATGTCGCTTTTTTGTCACTGGTCCTGCGTTTCTCGTGGGATTAGTCGCATTGTTCAATGAAGTCTCACTGTCACAGTACGTCTTACAACTGCGTGACCAAGAGATCAAGAATAAACTAGATAGTACAATACAAGAGATTGATATCATTTCGTCTAAGCAATATGACGAAATGAAACTAGGTGTTCAAAACCAAACGTTAGCATCTGAAAAATCTCGACTACTTTTTATAAGAAAGCAGTTGAATGCCGAAATTGAGGCTAAAGCAAAAAAAATGGATCTGTACTTGGCAGACCTAAATGCGATGTTCAAACATATAAATAATTGCCATCAGATGATTGAGGGTATGCACCCTTCAGATGAGAGCAAACTTCAACTCATGGTACCCACAGACTTTTCAATAAATTTAGATTTGGAAGACTGTAGTCATTTCCAACAGTTATGTGAAGTCTGTGAGAACGCAGAGCTGTATCACAGCTGCAGTGATGAGCTCGCAGTAACTCGAAGGAGCCAAGCACTAGATCGAATGATGCTCAATAATGGATTGGCCGCACATATGATGCATCTTTCTGAAAGGGAACAATTGATAGTCGGAAACCAATTTACGCAACTAATGCTTAGCCGACTAAAAAGCTGGGAAAAAATCGATTTATTGATAGATGGCAGTATGACGTTAAGAGATTTGAGTTACAAAAATTCGCTAAATGCTGATGAAATAAAGCACTTTTTTC
- the cysW gene encoding sulfate ABC transporter permease subunit CysW, protein MSSFKPASVGDAPLIKWSLITLAVLLSCLFLLVPLASIFQQAFAGGVQQYLNHLSDPDSLHAIGLTLMVAALTVPINLVFGVLLAWCVTRFEFPGRKILITLMDIPFAVSPVVAGLLYLLLYGNSGWLGEWLFEHDLQVMFAWPGILLVTIFVTCPFVARELIPLMQQQGPSEEEAAVILGASWWQLFRRVTLPNIKWALIYGVILTNARAVGEFGAVAVVSGNIRGETNTLPLHVQLLYEDYQAEAAFASASLLALIALFTLLLKAIVEWRQQRSLSAHNDNEQSQL, encoded by the coding sequence ATGAGTTCATTTAAACCTGCCAGCGTAGGCGATGCGCCGCTCATCAAATGGTCGCTGATCACCCTTGCTGTGTTACTAAGCTGCCTGTTTTTGTTGGTGCCGCTGGCGAGTATTTTCCAACAGGCCTTTGCTGGCGGTGTGCAGCAATACCTCAACCATTTATCTGACCCAGATTCACTGCATGCGATCGGGTTAACACTGATGGTGGCGGCGCTAACCGTACCGATTAACCTGGTGTTTGGGGTACTGCTGGCATGGTGTGTCACCCGGTTTGAATTTCCCGGGCGCAAAATTCTCATCACCTTGATGGATATTCCGTTTGCAGTATCGCCAGTGGTGGCCGGTTTGCTGTATCTGCTGCTTTATGGCAACAGCGGTTGGTTAGGTGAATGGCTGTTTGAACACGATCTGCAAGTGATGTTTGCCTGGCCGGGCATTCTGCTGGTGACCATCTTCGTCACCTGCCCCTTCGTGGCGCGTGAGCTGATCCCGCTGATGCAACAGCAGGGCCCGTCTGAAGAGGAAGCGGCGGTAATTCTCGGTGCTTCGTGGTGGCAATTATTCCGCCGCGTCACCCTGCCCAATATCAAGTGGGCACTGATTTACGGGGTGATCCTCACCAATGCGAGAGCCGTTGGCGAGTTCGGTGCGGTGGCCGTGGTGTCTGGCAATATTCGCGGTGAAACCAACACCCTACCGCTGCACGTGCAGCTGCTGTATGAGGATTATCAGGCTGAAGCGGCCTTTGCCAGCGCCTCGCTGTTGGCATTAATCGCCCTATTTACCTTGTTGTTAAAAGCTATCGTGGAATGGCGCCAACAACGCAGTTTATCCGCCCATAACGATAATGAGCAGAGCCAATTATGA